The Nicotiana tomentosiformis chromosome 2, ASM39032v3, whole genome shotgun sequence genome includes the window CAAATATAAGGGTCATACTAGAGAGAACTGTTTTAAGCTTCATGACTATCCTTCTGACTTTAAGAACAAGAGAAAAGAAGGGGCACAAAATGCTCAGGTTAACAATGTGACAAGTTCTGGTATTCCAACTTCAGAGTCACAAGGTCGAGGACATCAGACACCAACTTCTCCAGCTCACTTCTTTACTCAGGAGCAGTACCAGCAGATTATGCACCTGCTGAATAAGGACAAGGAGGCTGAACCTATTGCCAATTCTGTAACTGCAGGGACAACAGGTAGTATACATGCATTTATGACAAGCTAGATGCATAGTAACTGTATTATAGACACAGGAGCAACAAATCATATGGTTCATAGGTTGCACCTGCTAGAGAAGTATGATGAAATACCAGAAAATGTTAAGAGTAAAGTCCATTTACCAACTGGAGAACAAGTGTCTATTACTTATACTGATATTTGTTCTTTTTCAAGGATAAGAAAGTTCAGAACATTCTCCACATTCCAGAGTTTAAATATAATCTCCTCTTAATGTCTAAACTCACAAAGGAGTTGCAGTGTCTAGCAACATTTTACCCTGATTTCTGTGTCTTTTAGGAACTCTCAAGTGGGAAGGTGTTGGGAATTGGTAAGGAAGAGCTAGGTCTGTACATTCTCAAGGCAAATGACAGAGCAATACTCAATCACCAAGGCACTCATTCTTCTTCAATTGTACATACCATTCCAGGTGACACCAATAAATGTAGTAATCTAGCAAACAATAAGACTTGTGCTATATCTTCTTTATGGCATCAAAGATTAGGTAATGCTCCTTTAAAGGTCTTGAGATCTATAGATGCTTTGCATAGTATGCAGCTAAGGGAACATCATTGTACTGTATGTCCTATAGCCAAGCAATCAAGACTACCTTTTCCTACTAGCTCTCCTTGTTCTAAATCTATCTTTGACATTGTGCATGGTGATGTCTGGTGTCCCTATAGGGTGCCTACGCATGATGGCAAGAAGTATTTTTTGACCTTGGTAGATGATTATTCTAGATATACCTAGCTATTTCTATTACATTCTAAATCAGATACTATTGAGATGATCCTCAACACAGTTTGATCACAGACTCAAGTGCCTAAGAACAGACAATGGCACAAAGTTTTTTAATGATCAGATGCAGACCCTTGTTGAGGACTCAAGGTATAGTACATCAAAGCTCTTGTACATATACCCTTCAACAGAATGGGGTCGTTGAGAGAAAACACAGGTCTATCCTAGACATGGCTAGAGCACTCACATTTCAAGCTTTCCAGCCCCTCAAATTCTGGGGAGAATGTGTCTCTACTGCAGTCTACCTTCTAAATCGATTGCCTACTGTCCTACTACAAGGCAAATCTCCCTTTGAGAAGTTTTTCCAAAGAAGTCCCTCATTACAACATCTGAGAGTATTTGGCAGTCTTTGTTATGCTACCACTGTGAAGAAAGGGGATAAGTTTTGCCCCAGAGCAATTTCAGCTGTTCACATGGGCTATTCCTCCTCTCAGAAGGGTTATATCCTCTATGATTTGTGCTCCAAAAGGTTCTTTGTCAGCAGGGACACTGTGTTCAAAGAATAAGTGTTCCCCTTCAAGCATATGTCTTCTGGTGCTTCTCCCTTATTTCCTGTTTTGGAGTTTGTAGAACAACCTTCACAATCAGTTGCTTCTTCTGATGATTCTGCCTTCCCTGCAGCCTCTCCTAGCCAGCACTATACTGATACAGTTGAGACCTCCTCTCCTTCTATCTTAGTTCCTCAAGATCATGGTCAGTCTAATCTATCCTCACCAACTTCTCCTCATGTCTCAGTCTGTGAACCATCTGCTCCCTCCATAGCACTTAGGAAGTCCTCTAGGACCACCAAGCCACCTGTGTGGCTAGCAGATTATGTTGTTCCACCAAAGAAGTCTGCATATCCAATGTCAAACTATGTGGCTTATAATCAGTTGTCCTCCACTTATAAAGCTTCCCTTGTTGCATTCTCAGCTATTGTGGAACCCAAATCCTTCTCAGAAGCTAGTAGGGATCCCAAGTGGGTTGAGGCTATGCAAGCTGAAATCACAACTCTTGAAGAAAACAACACCTGGTCTATTGTTCCTCTTCCTCTTGGCAAGGTTCCTATAGGTTGCAAGTGGGTGTTTAAAGTCAAATACAAGTCACCTGGTGAAGTGGAGAGATACGAGGCCAGGCTGGTGGCCAAAGGTTACAGTCAATAAGAAGGGTTGGATTACACAAAAACCTTCTCTCCTGTAGCTAAAATGGTTAGTGTGAGGGATGTAGTTGCATTAGCTGCTGCTTCAGGATGGTATGtgttccaaatggatgttcaCAATGCTTTTCTTCAAGGAGATCTTCTTGAAGAGGTGTATATGCAGGTTCCTAATGGTTTTTCAAGCCATGAGGAGTGTCAACATGTGTGCAGACTACATAAGTCACTCTATGGATTAAAACATGCACCTAGGCAGTGGAACTTGAAACTAACTGAAGCTCTCGTAGATATGGGATTTGCTCAAAGTCACTATGACTGTTCTTTGTTTTGCTCAGAAGATGAATTCAGAGTTAGTAGTCATTCTAGTCTATGTGGGTGACCTAGTAACTGGAAGCAGTCTACGGCTGATCAAACAAGTCAGAAAGGATTTGCAGGAGAGATtcaagatgaaagatcttggtgaACTTAAATACTTTATAGGGATTGAGTTCTCTAGATCTCAGGAAGGGATAGTTATGTGCCAAAGGAAGTATGCATTAGAACTAGTTTTTGAACTAGGACTAGCAAGTGCAAAGCCAGCAGCAACACCTCTGGAGTTCAATCATAAGCTCACATCCATTGAGTTTGACAAGCAAATACCAAATGGTAGTTCTACAGTTGATAAGGAACTTGAAGACAAGGGAAGCTATCAGAGACTAGTTGGAAGATTGCTGTATTTAACCATGACAAGGCCTGACATTGCCTTTGTAGTTCAAGTGCTCAGTCAGTATATGCATGCACCTAAGGTGTCTCACATGGAAGCTGCCCAAAGAGTGGTGAGGTATATCAAAACTGCTCCTGGACTTGGACTGTTTATGCATGCAAAAGTAATTAAGTCTCTGTTTGCATATTGTGATTCATTGGGGAGCTTGTGTAGAGTTAAGGAGATCAGTGACAGGCTATGCAGTGAAATTTGGTGAAGCACTGATATCATGGAAGTCAAAAAACAGGGAACTGTGTCTAGGAGCTCTGCTGAGGCTGAATTTCGAAGTATGGCCTCTACTGTAGCAGAAGTGGTGTGGATAACAGGACTCTTTAAGGAGCTGGGAACTGAACTAGTGCAGCCTATACAGCTGCATTGTGATAGCAAGGCTGCTATACAAATTGCAGCTCATCCAATCTTTCATGAGCGAACCAAACACATTGACATTGATTGCCATTTTGTGAGAGAAAAGATTGTTCAAGGTCTGATTAAAACCCAACACATCAGAACAACTGAGCAGCTAGCAAATTTACTAAGAGTCTATGCAAGTCACAACATGAATACCTATTAGGCAAGCTGGGAATGAAAGATGTATTTCAACCctcagcttgagggggagtgttgagTATAGTGGGTCCCAGCTATTTATTAGTTAGGAGTAATTAGTTATAACTACCTAAGTTAGTTAGTTGATAGTGTTATACAACTATTCATTTTGCTCTTCTTCGTTAGCTAATAACAGAGATTGCTTTCTTCTCATTCCTTCTTCTAGAATCTTCAAGTTCTGCCATGGCTGAAGCTCCTTAACAAATATTCACGTCAAAAGTTAAATCTTGAATAGTTAAATGAACTTGAACTCTTGCAAGTTGTAAAAGTTCAATGAAGTGATGTCAAATGTTTTGCAGCATGTCTCAATGGAATGAGTGTTATATAACTTGAAACCAATGGAatagtttatattttttttatcaattcatttattttttctctCCATGTAGTTGCGAAACTTCTAGTTGTATTGCATATTTAGTTCATGACTGATAAAATATGTGTGGTTTCCTTGTGCTGACTTTTAGTGTTGTCAGCTTCCTGTTTAGTAAGAATTACTGACTGTCTGATTTGATATCGAAAATTTTTGCTTGAGTAAAATGTTTTTCTTTCCTTAAAAAGTTGACCTCCTAAGCTAGTTGAACCTTAGAAATTTACCACCGATAAGCATTGGCACAGAAGAGTTCATTGGCTATGTCATACTATTTCCATTTTATTATGGGAAAAGAAAGAGGCGGAATATATAGAGGATATGTATCACCAACCCCAACTAGTTTGGTGTTTCAACTCTCGTACTAAGACTAATTTGGGTATTTTACCATATTGGTTATTCTGGGTTTGGGAATTTATAAGGATTATAGAATATTGTTATTCCATTTCATATCTCCAATGTCAGATATTCTGATGCAAGATAAATGATGGTAATGTTGCATGGCTTGGACATTTAGAAAAAGAGAATTGTATTGTTTACTGTTCAAATTGTCAATTACTTTAACGCCATGGCTTCAGTATTAAGTTTATTGGCTTCTATTCTCCATTGGCAGGTAGTTCAGAAGAGTTATGAAATTCTGTTAGGTAACTGCTTTTCTTTACAAGTTGTCACAATGGTCAAAGTCTTAACAATGACGCTTTGGAAGTTTGTATGATGGGAAAATAATGTAAAATGACTTTAAAGATGATGCTTTGACTATCTcacagtgttgtcaaaggcgcgcttaagccctgaagcgaggctcaaaagacgttgagcgcttcgcctcgctaTGTGGGCGTTTTAGTGTCGCATCAAAGCTCTAAGGCGTACTCTTCCTTGTCAATGGGTGTAATCCTGAAAAGGCAAccttaaacaattgatatttcactttatcatgatttgtttttcaatttctttgtccatataattgttattcatgcttataatgaTTGGTCTTGGACTACgtgcatatttttattttttctcccgttgcgccttttttcattaaagctcacgctttatttgcgcttaaAGCTCCAACAGACCTTAGagtttttttgcgcttttcgcctttgataacactgctaTCTCAATGATTGGAAAATAAGTTAAACTTTGATCAGGGTGTATAATGATTTACTTGTATGTCTAATACTGTCGGATGATGCAGTGAGTCAGTTTACACTGTACGGGATTTTGAAGGGAAACAAGCCGGATTTTCACGTTGCAATGCCTCCTGAGAAAGCAAAACCCTTCTATGCCTCTTTGGTTGAGAAATTTCAGAAAGCTTACAAACAGGATGCAGTCAAAGGTGAataattttcttttcagtaaATTCTCAGTTTTGATCTCCTTTTTTGTTAGTGAAGGTCCATGGAAAGACAAAAATGGACATTTCTCTCCGTCTCTCTTGTTTTATTGCTGACGGGCTTCTATGTTCTTGACTCAACTCCTATGTACTTACATAACAAGTTAGCATCAGTTTCAGGCTGTCAGCATAACTATTTTGCTTACTGGGGGCACTCATCACCCCCGATGTGGATTACTTGCTTATCTTTACTCCATTTGCAGACTATACATGTTGACAACTTATCTTTCAAGGTTCTAATACGGAATGCTAATGTTTTCTATTTTCCTTTAACTTTCCCCTGGCAATTTCAGCTGTAGAAAGGAGGTGGCAGAAATTTAGTGCAGAATTTCCCTTAAACTAAAGAAATTGTGTGGAATTTTTTAATATGTTTTAATCCATAATGGCGTGATGTAGTAGGTAGCCCCTGCTGTGAGAAAAAAACATTAAAGAATAATTTCCTAAGACAAGAATACTTGTATCATTACATCTGGAATATAAGATCAAACTTCTCCAGCCATTGTAGGATGTTCTGCTATGTTTTTGAAGTGTTTCACTTGTTGCGTTCAACATCATCCATGCAGTCATAGTAAAGACATCTGATAACTACTTCACTGAATAAGGCTGTTGGTTTGCATCTGTGGTGTTTCCATGTCAACTATCTCATTGTTGAGGCTCTTATATTTGCTTGGTGTTGAAAAACATCACATGCATAGATCCGCATCATAGACCTTAAAGCTGAACAATTATCTGCTTTCATTTGAAAACTCCAATTCTTGAAGATATTCTAGTCTCTGTAAGCAAAAAATCAATTCTTCATTGGTATCACTGTTCTCTTGAGATGGTTTTCTGGCTTCTTGTGTATGTGCAATGAATGTTGTCTCTGCAACAGTCAAAAAATTGACTGGCTCTGATGCTATATACGAGGTGCCCAtctatattattttttgtttctttttgtgttttattGCAGATGGTATCTTTGGAGCAATGATGAAGGTTAGATTCCATGAAAAAATTATGACTTTAGCTTTAAATTTCTGTTGAACCGGGCAGTTGTGCTCAGACTTGTCTATTCGTTTAATTTGGTAGGTCAACTTGGTTAATGATGGTCCTGTCACGATGCATCTTGATTCAGCACAACCGTCAAAATGAGACATGAAACAATTGATGAAGTGATTCCTATGCGCTTTTGTAGCAGTTTGGATGATAAATCTCATATCCTGAAAGCCAACAAGTGTTGGGTTATTCATTCATAAAAAATTTGTAACCTGAAATCTCGAAAGGAGTCAAAAAGGGGGAAAAGAACAATTTCTTCCCCTACCTTAACAAGAAATGTAAACAAAGTACCCAGGTGGAATTTTATTATTCGCACATGATTATACTCCAAACTCTTTCATTTGGATTTAAGTGTCATGGATATGAACCTTCAGTTTATGGTTGTTATCGCTTGTTGCAATAGCTGGAACCCTAATTGGATAATACATCGCACCAAAATAATTGGAGAACATACCGCAAATTGCCTAACAGAGCACGTCGCCTACCTCTCATCAGCCTGTGACGCTTCAACTATTTCATCAATCGTCAGTATAGATGCGTCGTTGGTGTccaattttgtttttttgtttgtaTTTTCATGACTATCATTCGATAGGATTTAACAACATTAGAGTGTCCCAGTTTTTTCACTAATGCATATTGCGTAGTTTAGAGCTATGGATATTCATTCGACAATTTCCTTAACAGTGTTACCCTTTTTAGGTTTCCTTAAGCTACAAAAGAGTGCCTCCATCAGTTCCTTCTACTATTTAAGACCTTAATCAGACCAACCAGCAGATATAGAATACAATAGTTCAAAACTAATATGCTGTCATCTAGTGTCGTTACAAGATTATAGGTAAAAATTGATCACCTATCATCGTAGAAAGAAAGCACAAATGTACCTAACCACTAAGGTTTCCTCGACCAAAATTTTTTATCCTTATCCGTTGTGTGCGAAGCATCACCTGACCGACTTCAAGAGATAGGAGGTTACTACTGGCGTCCATTTGAAAAAAATATACATTACCAGCAACAAATATTAACTGCCGTTTCTCCTATGACTTAGTTGAGAGAATGGTTGCTGCTGTAAACACCGCTTCTTTACCAAAAGATAGAATTTCTGTGTTCCTGCATCATATGCCAACTTATTAACTGATGCAGAGCTAGACACAAGAAAAGCTTTTATAAAGAAATGAAGAAATTGCTTCAACGGTCTATTACCACATTAGTATATCATATGTTGAGGCATCAATAAAAGTTGCATTTTAAATAAGGAGAGAAAATCCCGACTCGAACACACTTGCTGGCGAAAATGGATTTCTCAATACTCTGTCAGAAGATACAGAAGGAATAGCTGACAGATCAACCCTGTAACCCTCTTGTGCTGCTTTTTTAATCATTTTCTTTTCTAGCTCTAAAAAGTTATCAAATATACGAAGAAATCTAAAAAAATTCTTAGTGGACTTCTGTTCGTCCGGTTGATTTTCTAACAACTATAGCACTAATCCAAATCAAAAGTAGTCATTCTAATCATAATTATCTGGACCAAATGTGCCTTTCTGATCTTATTTCCGAATAGATTTTTACCTCATCCAGTTTAGGTTCTATATGGAACTGCGTAACTCGGGTAAGGTGTTTAAGCTAAACTCTAATAGGAACATGATACATACAAAATCCACGGAAAAAAGACAAATATGCTACTTCAATTGTCATGTTGCAGATTCTTATGATCTATACCCAGATATTAGGGAAATCTAAAAGCCAGTAGGTGCCTAATTCATTACGAAGCTTGTGCAATGGCTGGTTCAAAAATAATATGCGAAGGCGACAGAAAATCTTTGAAGAAATTAAGCATATTTATCAGCAGGTGAGAGCAACCAATCAACACACATCAAGTAAATCTTACTTGTCTTCTTTTCTGATAGAAGTAAAAGCGGCTATTATGTGCTTGCAGATTTCAGGGAGAGAGCTTCCTTTCATTATCTCTTCGGAATCATCAACATATTCAGCAGAAGATTCCACTGATACTGACAAGTAAGCCTGTAAGAGAATGAAATACTTATCCTGGTCAGACTAGGACAAAATGATTATCTATAACTGAACTCAAAGCCCTTTTGCAGCAACATCTTCTGGAAATTCTGTAAGTGAAAGAACTATTCTAGGAATCAAAATTGGATATTAAACGAATTTGTTTGCTAGTAAGAATAATCACCAAAAAGGCATGTCCTAGAAGAAGCtgagcaacatcagctccaattTTTTTGATGATATTCTTTGTGCTGCTGCTGTTTGAGAAGCACTTCAGAACACCTTCAAATGTGGAATCATTCCCTGGACTATTTGATCTCCTAGTACGAACAGAAGACTGCAACATCAATTAAATTAAAGTAGTTTTAATAAGACTGCAACATAGAGTACATTAAAGTGattttaatttctcaaaattctAGCTTGTAACCTTTGTATTAAACCAGGCCAAGCTTTTTGAGATGACACCTCAACAATATAATGTACAGGAAAACCACCGACAGAACCAAAAATGAAATTGGGGCATGAATCTTTTGCAATTCCTAAAAAAGGGAAATGCAAACAATTCATTTGTTGAAAAAGCTCAAGTGTCGCAACTAAGGACTTCTGCAAACTCCAAGGAACTTGCTTGAACACCATTCCCATTGAGGAGATTAGAGAAATTTATGCCCCAGATTTTCCCAACTCACAGTAAATATCTTCCATAAAGTAGGCTGCAATTTCTGTCTCTACTCCTTGAATGTGGTAGAATTGAAACAAAAGCTCCCGAATATCATTATCAAGACACTAAGCAACAGAGTGGTTCCACAATCCATGCACTAGTATTTCAGCAACGTATCGACCAGAGACTATATATCTGTAGGGAATTCGTGATTAAATTCAAAAGAGATTGGGTAAATGGTAAAAATCTTTTATGATAAGTGTGGTTAAAGGTAAACATCTTGTCAAGAATTACCCTATGCATTCATGGACAACTTAACATTTCTGCCATCAAAATAAAATGAAGAGACCGGCTCAACGTGGACTAAGACAGCACAAATGGTAAGTTGTGTTTAGGAAGTATAAGGAATGTTAGAATGAGAAACAGGTCATCTTCTATATGCTAATGCCTCTAATAAAAAGTTCCACGTTCAATATCTACAGAGTCCAAGGACTTCTCAAACAAGGTTATGAGTCTTTGACATGGCGGCTTGGACATCTAGCGAACATACTGTCTTAACAAATAAACTAATAACTCATCCCTGTATTTATATATAAAAGAGTGTACTTCTGGCCTTAAAACTGAATGTGTCATGCTGTGCAACAAAAATAGGACTGAGAACATCTAGATAGCATCCAGAAAAATGTAACTACAGACAAGTCTCAACTGTCATTCGAACATGTACAAGTACCAAGTCACTAGAAATTGACTTTATGCTGCAGCAAGAATCAAAATATGATCATGTCCTCATCTCATGAAAACATGCAAAATATCCTACAAGATGGAGAAAAAAGTGTGGACACTTTATGCTTTTCCAACAGCGTTAACTTAAAGAAGTGTGGATTATCCCGGTGGAATAGTTGGACAGCATTGAACAAATAGCATAACTGTTCAATTGCAGGGTAGGACACTTCGTATGACATAAGCCTGCCATTAGAAGCGCCACATAAAGATTGCAGCATGAACCCAGTAATCAAAAAGGCAGAAAGGTTGGCAGGATAGAAGAAGTTAGTAGAAAAGGTTCGAAGAAGTATTTTCGAAAGCAGAAAAGGAGGTATGTATCAAGAGCATATTGTCTAACATCCCAACATATTACATGTATCCTATCACCAAAAAGTTATAAAGACTCCAAagacaaaagaaaacaaaacagagCAACAATAACAACAGAATGCCAACAACAAAATACTAAGCTTCATAATGAAACTAAATTTGATAGACTAAAACAATGCCCCAATTCTTGTATCTAGCCTACCTTCCACTACATAATTCCTACCAGGTGAATTAAGTGGAGATACTTCCAGTGTCTGTTTTTACATTTGTTAAGATCTGTCATGATGACAGAAGAATCCATTTACCTTAGGAATGTACTTCTGAAAATACGGCATGATCATTTTTAGCTTCCACCTGGGGTCATCAAAGACCTGTAGaaatttatttcatcatttaGGTAACATTCTCCTTGACAACCAAGGTTATGTCAGAATGACAAAGAAACATGTAACAAATGCTCAAAGTCTGATTGCACATTTGTGATATAAGATTTCCAGGAACCATGTAGAGAAAATGTTATTATCTTCCCAGTAAAGACACAAAAGTATAATCTCATTGTCCTACTAAAAGAGGAAAGGACATTACCTGAAAAAAGGGGGAGAGCATGTCAGAATTGTAAGCAAGTTCATCCAAAATGATctctgcagcaggtgttctg containing:
- the LOC104108242 gene encoding uncharacterized protein, which gives rise to MRAVVQRVVSASVEVEGRIVSAIGPGLLVLVGLHESDVDSDADYICRKVLNMRLFPNEETGKTWDHSVVQKSYEILLVSQFTLYGILKGNKPDFHVAMPPEKAKPFYASLVEKFQKAYKQDAVKDGIFGAMMKVNLVNDGPVTMHLDSAQPSK